Part of the Woronichinia naegeliana WA131 genome, TTTTTACTTTTTGTCTTCTGAAGTAGAGTAGAAAGATTCATTACCAAAAAGTTCATCGCAATTACCGTTTCCGAGGTCTCAGGTAGTTTGGCCATCACTCGACCAAGACTAAATTTCCTCTTTCCCTGTCCGAATTTACCCTCAATGGCATTACGCACTCTTTCATCTGAGCGTGCCTCTTTCTTTTTTTCTTTGCTCACCTCTTTCGGCGGTCTTCCCAATCGGGGACCACTCATTCTTATATCCCTTTCTTTACAATAAGCTCGATTCGCTTTTGTTCGATAGATTTTATCCACATGAACCGATTCCGGATAACATCCTGTTTCCCTTTTATATTCTTCTATTCGCGCTTGTAAATCTCCCGATTCGTTGTAATTATCCCAACTTAATTTGTCTAAGAAGACAAAGCCATTCACATTACTTGCCGATATTTTAGCTCCAAACTCTACTGCTTTTCCCGCTTTTCCACGCACTATTGGACGCACGTGAGGTTGGCTTACACTCACAATTCTGTTTTCTACTTTATTTGTCTTTTTTTCATACATTTCTAACTGTTGCTCATACACTTTTCCTATCGTTACAAGCTCTTCTTGCTCTTTTTTCGTTAGTTTTTCTAACTTTGCTCCCTCTTCTATCATTTTTTCTATATGAGACAAGTTTCTTTTTATATATCCTAGTTGTTTTTTTGTTCCTTTTCTTCTTTCTTTTTTTGACTGGACAGTGGGAAGTTCTCGAGGCGTGTAAGTGGAGAAAAGAAAATCGGACATCCGATACAAAAGAGTGCCGTTATGTCCGAAACTGGCTGATATAAGAAAATCGATAGCCAGTGCTATCTATCAATTATGCAACTATGTCAGCGACTAGAGCAAATCCTCAATAATCTCCGTCCAGCCTTTAGCCGAGAAGCAACGTTCCAATGGTTTATCCTGTTAGTCTGGGGAGTAGTGCTCAACAGCCAACCCAGCGCAATAACTAGCTATGTCAATGCCATTGGCTTAACAGAGAGCTACTACAATCAGGCTCTACATTGGTTTGATTCCAAGGCGTTTAGGGTCGAAGGACTAACTTTACAATGGTCAAAGTGGCTAAGTCAGCATGAAAGTCTATACAGAATTAAAGGGGTGCGACCTTTAGTTGATAAAAGCTGTTGTAATCAGGGTTCTACAGGGAACCCATATTGATCAAGTTTTGCCCAAAATTGACTCCATCGTTCCTTGGTCAATACCAAAGCTCGTAGGCTCAAAATAATTCCTGCTCCTTTTTCCTTCCATCGCATCCCTGAACAACATAATCGTTGTTTGACCAACGTCTTACAAGCTGCTTCCGTAACACCTGAACCAATCGGATACTTTTTCTCTATGTATTCAGCATAATCCATTTGATGCTGATGATTCTCGTAATAAGTAATCGCCGCTTGTAGTTTCTCGGTAAGATTCTTAGAATGACTTTTTTCTTCTTTGACTTCTTTCATCAGATTTAGCAGTTCTCCTGCTTTTCCTTTTTCATGCTTGAGTTCTCGACAATTTTCAGTCAACCATTCTTTTTGTTTTGACACGGTATTCGGATGCAACGCTTCTGCCAAGGCACCTAAGTAACCAGAGGCATGATAGAAATCTAATATCTGTTCTTCCGTTTGCTTTTCTAAAAACTTCCAATTTGATTCTGCCCCGTCTGCTATCCCGACCAATGTTGCCTCTGGATAACGGTTTTTCGCTCGCTCAATTTCTCTTTCTAATCTTTCTAGAAAACTCTTTTTTCCATACTCTGGTGCCGCACCTAGATAGATTGTATGTTGACGTTCGCCTTCACTATCGTATAGGGAAACGGTTCCCACCATTGCTTCACGGTAGCCATCCTCACACATCAGCATACAGGTTCCATCTAATCCTATTCCCACTGTTGCAATTTGGCTATCCTCCTTGGGCGGGGCATAACTCCACGCTTCTTCTTTTGCCTGTACCACACTTCCTACTGCTTCACTCAATCTTTGGATATAGGATAGCGCTACTTTTCTACCATGATTTTCTAATAAATCATTTTTCACCTCTTTGCCTGCCATCCCTGACATTTTTGAGGATACCTGTTTTGCCAATAATGGCGTTGATGTTATGATTATCCTTGCTTCTCTTTCTAAGGGGCAATACGTTTTTCCTCAAAGGTGAACGCTGATATACATGACGATTCACTATAACCTCACCATAAGGTGTTTGATATTCTTTCGGTTGCTCTCCCTTACTCTTCCAGATTTCTTCACCGATTTTTAAGGGTGAACCATCTGTATCTAAATATTTCAAGGCTTCTTTGCTGGCGATGCAACCTACTTCGTTTAAGCCTTTTTGAATATTTATTTCTGTATCCAACATTGAACGACTGAGTTCTAATGTTAGTTCTATTTTTATCTTTGAACCCTCTACATTAATTAGTTTTGCTGTCATCATTGTTTCCTCTTTGTCACTTTTCATCCCATGTTAACACTTTTCTTTTCCTTCATCAACTAAAGGTCACACCCAATTAAAGGGAAACGGGTGTATGTGGGTGATGGCATCAAAGTGGGGAAAGAAGGACGCAAGATGCCAGGTGTAAAACGACTACACCAAGAATCGGAAGATGTGTCCAAGCCAGAGTGGATAAGGGGTCATTACTTCAATGCCTTGAGTATTTTGGTGGGAGTAGGGAAAGCCTGCTTTGCCTTGCCCTTAGTGTTGCGGCTAGACGATGGCATCAAGTCCAAAGCAACCGAGAAGGGGGAGGGAAAAGGCAAAAAAAAGGTGAAGACGAGCCTGGTGACAAAAATGGCTGACCTTTGTGTTACTTACGCAGAGGCAGGGAGTTATGTAATTTTGGATGCTTATTTTGCTTGCGAACCAGTGCTCAAAAGTTTTCGCCAGAACGCCTTGCATCTAATCACAAGAGTGCGTTGCTCCACCGTCGCCTATGCCCCCTTTTGTTCCGTGCCGACGCTGACGGGGAGAGGACGACCACGGATTTGGGGGAGTTCGATAAAACTAGAAAAGCTGTTCGCTCTGGCGGCGGACTTTCCGACAGCTAAAGTCTGGCTCTATGGTCAACAAGTCACGGTTTCTTATCAGTGCTTTGAGTTCCACTGGGATAGTCCCCATCAGCTCGTCAAGTTTGTTCTGACCCAATTGCCTAACGGACGACGACTGATTCTGCTTTCTACTGATCTCTGTTTGACTGGACCTGAGATTATTGCCGCTTACGGTCTCCGATTTAAGATTGAAGTCACTTTTCGTCAATTAGTCCATCTTTTGGGCAGCTTTGCCTATCGTTTTTGGCTTAAGAGTCTTCCTACTTTACCTACCTGGCCCAGCAATCTTATCCTCAGTGACTATCCACAAGCTGTTCAGACTCAGATTTTAAACAAGGTAGAAGCCTTTGAGCGTTTTGTTAACCTTAATGCCATTGCTTTAGGGCTACTTCAAATTCTCGCCTTAGAGTTACCCCAGGGGATTTGGGCTAATTTTCCTCGATGGTTTCGGACATTACCATCCCATGGCTACCCTAGTGAACGGATTGCTCAACTAGCCCTTCAACATCAAGCCCAAATGATTTTTCCTCAAAGTCCACCCAGTCTGCTTTTGCCTAAATTCCTTACCGCTAAACTTGCCTCTTCCCCAAGCCCTGATATGCTTACTTTCGTCGCATAGTCATTACCTTATCTGGCATCCATAAACTTCCCACTGTCCAGTTTTTGACACACGACGTTTTTTTGCTATGGCTAAGTACTCTTTTCTTGCCACTTCCCTATAAGTCCTCGGCTTTTCTTTCCTTTTCTCTTTTATTTCTTCATACAGCTTATCTATTATTTTTTCTGTTTTTTCTCTGGCATCATTCAATATTCCTATATCCGTTGGATATTTTATATCTGCTGGTGTACAAGTCGCATCTAACAATAACTTTCCTTCATTTTCTTTTTTTTCTGACGCTACACCCGTCGCTTTTTTTTCTATTTCTTTATTAATTTTATTTATTAATTCCATTCCTATTTTTTTACGAAAATGAACCATCATTGACGCATTAAATGCTTCTTTGCTACTATAGCTTTCCATTCCTATAAAGTACTGTAAATAAGGGTTCTCTTTTATTTGTTCTACTGTTTCTCTGTCACTTTTTCCTGAAATTTCTTTGATAATTAATGCTCCTAATGCCATTCTAAATGATTTGGCTGGGGCTCCTTTTTTTTCTGTGAAGTTTTTTGCATATTCTTCCTCATATTCTTCCCAAAGAATCATTTTTGACATTTCTATCCAACGATTTTCTTCGTCTAACTGCCCGCCGAACAGATTTTTCAAGTTTTCTGGTGTTTCAATTGAGTACTGTTGCTTTCGGTACATCTGCTTTCTCTCTTCTTAATGCAATGGTTTTGAGGCATTCTACCCTATTTTCGTGCATTCTAGCGGTTCTTAATTCGCCTACTATTTTTCTCCGTAAAGGTCTCAGCTTTTTTCAGCAAGCCCTACATAAAAAAAGAACAAAGAAAATAAGAAAAGTCATTATGACAAAAGATAATACTGACAAGTAGTAGCCCCAAAAAAGCGCAAAATCCTCTCTCGCTCAAGCGTTAGATTGATTATTTGGGGACAATTATCCAGTACAACCCAATGAACTCCTCTCAACATCTGAAAAATCCAACGCAGTGTCGGACGCTGAGTCGGCTTTCCCAACTGATTAGGCACAGTCTCCTCCTGCTCTGCCAGAGCCAGTCTCAGTTTACGTTGTCCCAAGCTGTACACCAGTAAACACAACACCATGATGAAACTCAATGCCATAATCCGCTCAGGGGTTTTGAGAAAAACACTGGACGCCAAAAACAGAGGGTCTTTAAGGAAGCGAAAACCTCGCTCTACCCCTTGCTGTTGCTTGTAGTGGACAAGCAGTTGCTCATCGCTCAAAGAGTCTCCATCTAGCTGATTCGTCGCCAAGACAAAACGTCCTGCTGCCCGCTCTGAAGCTTGAACTTTCGCACTATTGAGGCTGAAAGTGGCTTGGGCATGATAGCTACGACGAATGGGCTGTTCATGGGGACGGGGTTTACCTCGATGACCGTAATGACATTTTTCGACGACAGTTAGGTCTTGAAGAAGATGCCATTCTAAACTCTTCTCCCATCGGCTCAGGGCGGTTAAAGCATCCTCCCGACAAGCAAATTCCTGATGCTGTAATTGTTCTAATTGTCTTTGAGCTTGAGCCGTTGCTTTCTCTGTCTTCTTCGTCAGTTGTTTGAGGTCTAAAGCTTTTTTTTGCTCGCTATCTACCACTATCCAACGTTGTTTGACTCCCCCATATTCACTTTCTAAGGAGGTAAGACGATAGCCCTCTAAATCAGTTGTGATGAATTGCTCCGAGGCTAATTGACTGACCGCATCCTGCACTTCTCTAATCGTTTTCGGCACAGAACATAACCAGTATATGCCGGTTAACTTTTGCAAGTTATCGGCACTGTATAAGGCTGAATCTGCTATATACAAACCATCGAATTGCCACTGCTCATTGAACTTTTTCAAGAGTTTAGCAAACTCTTTTTTATCACTTTGATTGCCATCTCCTAATTCGAGAAAAGCGGGAATGTCGCCATCCCCCCAACAGACTAGATTCAAGACAAATTGTTTCAAGTCTGGTCGCTTATCCTTTGAATAGCCATGAGTGATATGGATTATTTGGCTTTCTTTGTCTTCTCTCTCCACCGATAATTTATATTCCCCTTGTACCGATAATGAACTGGAGTCTAAATGGGAACTTTTCATCACTATTTTGAAGATTTCTACGGCTTTTAGACAAATTCCGAGAAACAAACGGCTGATGCCGGCCATAAAGATTAAATCTAAGACTCTCCCTAAACGGTCATCATTCAGGTCGCTGGCTTTTATTCCTTTTCCTAAAAGATGTTCTACTGGTTTATCTTCAAAAAAACGACTGAACAAATATAAAGGAGAGTTGATAAAGCCTAAGCCATTGAGAATCATCGCTTTCACTACCAGACCCGCACTGATTTTAGCACGGTCATTTTCTCCTAGTTGTTCATTGATATAATCCACTAGACCTAGTTCATCAACTATCGCCGCGATTATTCCTAAATGGTCGAGATTTTTAACGTTTAATTGGGTCATTTTCTCTTGGGTTTATTAGCTTTTTTATTTTAACTATTCTGTAGCCATTTTTGAATCTATTTTTATTTTTTCAAGACTAGTACGGAATACGGGCTCTAACACAGAAGTCGAAGAAATTAGCATAGATGGTGGGAAGGTACGACTCAGAACTCCCAAGGGAGAACCCTTAATTTGGCGTGATTATAAAGGAGTCAGTTTTCATCAATTGGGGGTAGCTGCCTTTTTTCAAGATAACTCGGCTTTATTAGATTTGGTTAATTCTCAAATTTTGGCTAAGCCTTTAATTTGTTTGGGAGATGGACATGATGGTATCTGGAACTTATTTCGTGAGATAGGACAGAAACATGAGCGAATTGAAATTTTGGACTGGTATCACTTAATTGAAAACCTCTATAAAGTTGGGGGGTCATTCCAGCGAATTGAGGAGGTCAAGTCTTTTCTTTGGACGGGTGAAGTGGATGCCGCTATCTCCTGTTTTGAGGGATGGTCAGAGCCTCAAGCTGAGAATTTTATCATTTATTTAAACAAGCATAAACATCGGATTGTCAATTATGGTTATTTGCAGGCAGAGGGCATTTCTATTGGCTCTGGCTCTGTCGAATCTCAAGTTAAACAAATTGGTCATCGTCTTAAAATTACTGGTGCGAGTTGGAATTCTGACAATGTACCACAAGTCCTTCGTCATCGCTGTTCCTATTTAAATGATTACCTTTTTTGACTCTTTCATTTACCTCGTTAAGTATTTCTACTTATTGCAGAGGTGAGATGCTCCCTGAATAAATACAAGGGAGAATTAATAAATCCTAAGCCATTGAGAATCATGGCTTTAACCACCAGACCCGCACTGATTTTCGCACGGTCATTTTCTTGTAACTGTTCATTGATATAATCCACTAGACCTAGTTCATCAACCTAACTTTTCCCGTTAAGTGCGGATTGCAAGCTGCCAGCCTTGGCAAAGGTCATGCAACTTCAACCAACCGCGCCAAAGGACTTGGATACCGAGAGGAGTTTTACGACGATGTTCAAGATAACCACCAAGAAAAGCAACAGACTCGACAGCCCAAGCAACAGTCAAAATAGGGGGAAGTTTTTGAGAGGCGGCTGCTTTTAACACCTGAAGTTGAAGAGGATTAAGAATTTCAATCGCGAGAGCATCGGGCTGGGTACGATGAAGATAAGTAACGTGTAAAAGTTCAACAGCAATGACACTTAAAAAACCCAAAAGAGTTTTCATTCCATCAGAGGCAAGTCGATAACGCTCACTCTGACAACCAGACTTAAGGACTTTATGAAATTCTTCAACCCGCCATCGGTAGGTGTACCAACGAAGAATAGTGACAGCCATCTCAATAGTCTCAACAACTTCTGTAGTCAGAAGCATCCAAGATAAAGGAGTTTCGCCTTCGGGACAATCGATTTCTGTCGCATAAACAGCATAGACATTCAACGGGTCACGATTATCAAAACGATAGGGAGTTCGTAGATTAACTGAGCAAAATCGGACGGCAAGCTTAACCTTCCGTGCTTTTCTTTTTCCTGTACTCGGAATCTCGATTTCTTGATGAAAACGAATCGGTTCTGATTCCAAATGTTGCCAAAGTCGTTCACTATTTTTGTCTAAACTACGATTATGAGACGCTCTGACCAGCACTCCTGTATGCTTGAGTTGACGCACTGAGTCAAAGACTTCTGAAACATCTCCTTCTCTGTCAAATACATGAATTACCCTCGTTGAACTTTCTACCTGTTTCTCACAGGTGTTTAGAGCCTCTACCCATTTGTAGGATTCTTTTTCCTCAAATGGTCTTTGACGAGCTGCTTTTCTTTGTTCTTTCTGTCTTTCTTTTTTCTGCTTCGCCGTTTCATCTGTTGGGGGCTTTTCTTTTACCTCCCTATTCCACAGTTTTTGCCATAATAAACCTAATACTTGTCCTTTTTCTGGCTCAATTGCTAAAGCACTATGCAGTATTAATCCATTCCCTCCTTTTCCAGTCGGCCCATACCCTTCCCTTTTTTCCTTGATATTGCGATAATCTAAGAAGGTCGTATCTCCGACTGATAGCATTATCTTATATTCTTCTACGGCGGCAGTTGTCATTTCACAGTGCGGCTCTATTATCTTGACAAAGTCTGTTTTCGGATTCCCAAAAATTCATAGGCCCTCTTTAACTCGTTTCCTCCCTTAAACACTTCTGATAAGGCTTTTCCAAACCCCTCACTTAACTTTTTCCCAATCGAGAAGGCACGATTGTTTAGCCTCTCGTCTCCCAATTCACAACTGGCAAAGTTTTTTGTCCACCATTCCAACATTTTTTGACCTGCCCTTTAAGATTTTCTCCATTTTACAGTCTCATACTCCCTTCATCCTTTGTTTTTGAAATTTGAACGATAAGCGGGATGATGGCTTCAGAATATTTTTTTCCTGTCAAGAGAATCATTACTCAAACCCTTGCCAGATAAAGCCTCTAGAAGTTTGCATTGCTGGATTTTGGACTTAACGGGAAAAGTCAGGTTCATCAACTACGGCCGCGATTATTCCTAAATGGTCGAGATTTTTAACGTTTAATTGGGTCATTTTCTCCTCGGTTTGTTAGCTTTTTTATTTTAACTATTCTGTTGCTATTTTTGAATCTATTTTTATTTTTTCAAAATTAGTACGGGATATGGGTTAAAACAGCATCTCACCGAATCAGCCCGTATCCTGCGCAAATATACGGAACCAGAGAAACAGAAGGACTTTGGAAGCATCGAAGTAGAAGTCAGAACCCAGATGTTAGAAATTGTGGGGCCAACAATGGGGGAGTTTTTTTTTCAGAAGGGGGAAAAAAACGGTCTGGAAACAAGCGAAAAATCAAAACCCTAGTCGGAGAAGTGGAAATAAGCCAAAAACAAGCCAGAAAACTAAAGGTGTCGCCAAAAATCGTCTTAAGTCCAGGTTTAGAGAAATGCTGTCTAAGAGCCAGTGCGAAAACATCCTACCAACAAGCAGAAGAAGATATAGAGGAGTTGATGGGGATAAAAGTAGGACATAGCAGTTTACATCGCTTGGTAGAACGGACAGAACTGCCCTTAGCTCAAGCTCAGTCAGAGAGTGCGGGGGTCAGTATAGATGGGGGAAAGATTTGTCTGCGGGGCGAGGAGAAGGAAGGGGGACAGTGGCGAGATTATAAACTGGTGAGTCTTCATGGCAATGTCTGTGAAGCCTTTTTCCAAGACCCAGAGGGCTTAAAGAATTGGAGCAATGTTCAACCTTTGTCCCCAATAGTGACCTTTTTGGGAGATGGTCATCCCGCAATCTGGAATGCGGTAGAGAGTTTCGCCACTCAATCGTGGCTGATACGACGAGAGGTGTTGGATTGGTATCATCTCAAGGAGAATCTGTTCAAAGTGGGTGGCTCTCTCAAACGGCTAGAAGCAGTGGAGCATTTACTGTGGCGGGGTTTTGTGAACAAGGCAATAGATGCGTTTGATGGAGTCAAAAGCAAGAGGGCAAAGAATTTTCAAGCCTATTTGACGAAGCATTATCAGCGTATCCCTGATTACCAATACTATCAACAGCTTGGTATTGTGATTGGTTCTGGTGATGTGGAGTCTAAGATTAAACAGGTGGGAGCTAGGGTTAAATTGTCGGGAGCACGTTGGCATCTTCATAATGTTTCTCGTATTCTTCGGCTACGATGTGCTTATCTCAATC contains:
- a CDS encoding transposase, whose translation is MYVGDGIKVGKEGRKMPGVKRLHQESEDVSKPEWIRGHYFNALSILVGVGKACFALPLVLRLDDGIKSKATEKGEGKGKKKVKTSLVTKMADLCVTYAEAGSYVILDAYFACEPVLKSFRQNALHLITRVRCSTVAYAPFCSVPTLTGRGRPRIWGSSIKLEKLFALAADFPTAKVWLYGQQVTVSYQCFEFHWDSPHQLVKFVLTQLPNGRRLILLSTDLCLTGPEIIAAYGLRFKIEVTFRQLVHLLGSFAYRFWLKSLPTLPTWPSNLILSDYPQAVQTQILNKVEAFERFVNLNAIALGLLQILALELPQGIWANFPRWFRTLPSHGYPSERIAQLALQHQAQMIFPQSPPSLLLPKFLTAKLASSPSPDMLTFVA
- a CDS encoding IS1634 family transposase — protein: MTQLNVKNLDHLGIIAAIVDELGLVDYINEQLGENDRAKISAGLVVKAMILNGLGFINSPLYLFSRFFEDKPVEHLLGKGIKASDLNDDRLGRVLDLIFMAGISRLFLGICLKAVEIFKIVMKSSHLDSSSLSVQGEYKLSVEREDKESQIIHITHGYSKDKRPDLKQFVLNLVCWGDGDIPAFLELGDGNQSDKKEFAKLLKKFNEQWQFDGLYIADSALYSADNLQKLTGIYWLCSVPKTIREVQDAVSQLASEQFITTDLEGYRLTSLESEYGGVKQRWIVVDSEQKKALDLKQLTKKTEKATAQAQRQLEQLQHQEFACREDALTALSRWEKSLEWHLLQDLTVVEKCHYGHRGKPRPHEQPIRRSYHAQATFSLNSAKVQASERAAGRFVLATNQLDGDSLSDEQLLVHYKQQQGVERGFRFLKDPLFLASSVFLKTPERIMALSFIMVLCLLVYSLGQRKLRLALAEQEETVPNQLGKPTQRPTLRWIFQMLRGVHWVVLDNCPQIINLTLERERILRFFGATTCQYYLLS
- a CDS encoding IS4 family transposase, with the protein product MTTAAVEEYKIMLSVGDTTFLDYRNIKEKREGYGPTGKGGNGLILHSALAIEPEKGQVLGLLWQKLWNREVKEKPPTDETAKQKKERQKEQRKAARQRPFEEKESYKWVEALNTCEKQVESSTRVIHVFDREGDVSEVFDSVRQLKHTGVLVRASHNRSLDKNSERLWQHLESEPIRFHQEIEIPSTGKRKARKVKLAVRFCSVNLRTPYRFDNRDPLNVYAVYATEIDCPEGETPLSWMLLTTEVVETIEMAVTILRWYTYRWRVEEFHKVLKSGCQSERYRLASDGMKTLLGFLSVIAVELLHVTYLHRTQPDALAIEILNPLQLQVLKAAASQKLPPILTVAWAVESVAFLGGYLEHRRKTPLGIQVLWRGWLKLHDLCQGWQLAIRT
- a CDS encoding transposase, coding for MLEWWTKNFASCELGDERLNNRAFSIGKKLSEGFGKALSEVFKGGNELKRAYEFLGIRKQTLSR
- a CDS encoding ISKra4 family transposase; amino-acid sequence: MKTLVGEVEISQKQARKLKVSPKIVLSPGLEKCCLRASAKTSYQQAEEDIEELMGIKVGHSSLHRLVERTELPLAQAQSESAGVSIDGGKICLRGEEKEGGQWRDYKLVSLHGNVCEAFFQDPEGLKNWSNVQPLSPIVTFLGDGHPAIWNAVESFATQSWLIRREVLDWYHLKENLFKVGGSLKRLEAVEHLLWRGFVNKAIDAFDGVKSKRAKNFQAYLTKHYQRIPDYQYYQQLGIVIGSGDVESKIKQVGARVKLSGARWHLHNVSRILRLRCAYLNHSPLLSVNVLS